The DNA window TTAGGCAAGTAAATAATTAAAAAAGCAGATACACATATGTATAAAAGCCACCCATACAGTTAAAATCTTTCACCTAAGGCTGCTATTCCCTTATATTTTATCACTATGCAAATTAAATCAAAAGTTATAAATTATAATTGTAACTCTCTTGACTAAAACTAGTATCCGGCGTATTATTACTAGATTTTTAAATTAGGAGATGATGATGGATTCACTAATCTGGGGTATCCTCCCACCGTTACTAGCTATTGTTTTAGCTTTTATCACCAAAAATGTTATCTTTTCGCTTTTTTCCAGCATTATTGCTGGGGCCCTCATTGTGGCCGGCGGTAACCCGGTGGTCGCCCTTACCAACATTGGCGATATTGTGGCTATGCGGCTTTCTGACGAATGGAATATCCGCATTTTTTTATTTTGTGCTTTGCTGGGTGGTTTTGTGGGGCTGTTAAGCAAAACCGGCTCGGCCCGTGCCTTTGGCCTGTGGGCCAGCCGTTTTATTAAAGGTAAAAAAAGCGCTCAAATATGGACATGGTTTTTTAGCCTAATCATCTTTATTGACGATTACTTTAGTTTGATGTCGGTGGGTAACGTTATGCGTCCCGTTACCGATAGCAACAAAGTATCACGCGCTAAGCTATCTTATATTATCGATAGCACCGCTTCGCCCATTTGTGTAATTATGCCCATTAGCAGCTGGGTGGTGGCCATTATGAGTTATATCCGTAACTCGGTGGGTTTTAGCGAGCTAAACATTAGCGAAATGAGCTTTTTTATGCGCTTAATCCCTTTTAACTTGTATGCTTTAATTGCCATTTTGATGGTACTGGTAGTAGCTCTTAGCGGCCGCGACTACGGCCCGATGGTAGCCAGCGAAAAACGAGCTAAAGAAGGCAAACTTTACAACGAAGATATTTATGGTAAGTTAGATGTAGTTATTAGCGAAGAAAAAACTAACGCCCGCTTTTTTGATATGCTCATACCTATCTTTATTTTAATTGCTTTATGTGTGGTGGCTTTTCCTTTTACCGCCGATTTGCCTGAAGGCACTGCCGCTACCTTTTTAAATGGTTTTGCTTATGCCGATAGCAGCAAAGCTTTGCTTTATGGCGTACTGGCCGCTTTAATTTTTACTTATATTTACTTTTTAGCGCGCCGTGTGTTAAGCATTAAAATTGCCAGTGATGCCCTTATTGATGGCGTAAACAGTATGGTTTCGGCCCTAGTTATTTTAACACTGGCGTGGACGATTGGCCACATTATTAGCAGTAGCCCCGAAGATTTAGGCCTTAACTT is part of the Spirochaetaceae bacterium genome and encodes:
- a CDS encoding Na+/H+ antiporter NhaC family protein yields the protein MDSLIWGILPPLLAIVLAFITKNVIFSLFSSIIAGALIVAGGNPVVALTNIGDIVAMRLSDEWNIRIFLFCALLGGFVGLLSKTGSARAFGLWASRFIKGKKSAQIWTWFFSLIIFIDDYFSLMSVGNVMRPVTDSNKVSRAKLSYIIDSTASPICVIMPISSWVVAIMSYIRNSVGFSELNISEMSFFMRLIPFNLYALIAILMVLVVALSGRDYGPMVASEKRAKEGKLYNEDIYGKLDVVISEEKTNARFFDMLIPIFILIALCVVAFPFTADLPEGTAATFLNGFAYADSSKALLYGVLAALIFTYIYFLARRVLSIKIASDALIDGVNSMVSALVILTLAWTIGHIISSSPEDLGLNLPAHLDRLIQQGSFPLPLLPISVFVISCFISFATGTSWGTFGIMVPVTLPIAVSLATANGLAPDAMLNFSLVSVAAVLSGAVFGDHSSPISSTTVLASAGAGAPFIEHLTTQLPYALLVAFSAGVGILVAGFTLNPIISFMVALVVFGASFFILTEQRARLHRKE